A DNA window from Mytilus edulis chromosome 14, xbMytEdul2.2, whole genome shotgun sequence contains the following coding sequences:
- the LOC139503411 gene encoding N(6)-adenine-specific methyltransferase METTL4-like, whose translation MAIIYQNMYGWILDHWQLTADSFEDVDSEDSTVTNFSYKKDMFEINSQFIMDSQFESKIHVQERVEDTIVNRKKRKRKSVLNDGEIKAKTYHDKIIEVIVHAYKTLLDGSKDMKLFRDLGKSLDNNVAARKIAANSGPGDKLRELCYTDISDLDIETVTLKSHGVYDDLCNKLVKNCSFPIKVKIKDDFYLLPAECSFIMGDTENLKYFSTILGRNKFDFILLDPPWENKSVKRKKQYWTLDNKELFKIPVSELSAPGCVIGVWVTNKMKQNDFVIQELFPFWNVDFITTWYWIKVTKTGSTVLDIMSEHKKTYEILILGKCKHTEMKDVSDEKIDSNTEEEHTKNDICKNMKCKENLSEKINSKSLDGICNESTILPASLNNDICNESTILPASLNNDNLPLEMTMMSVPSSIHSMKIPLQDIMKPYLPETPNCLEIFARNLTPGWCCYGNEVFKHQHMDYFEVFTKDT comes from the coding sequence ATGGCcattatatatcaaaatatgtatggCTGGATACTTGATCATTGGCAACTGACTGCAGACTCTTTTGAAGATGTTGATTCTGAAGACAGCACTGTGACAAATTTCTCATACAAAAAGGACATGTTTGAAATAAATAGCCAATTTATCATGGATAGCCAGTTTGAAAGTAAAATCCATGTACAAGAAAGGGTTGAAGATACAATTGTCAATcgtaaaaagagaaaaagaaaatcCGTTTTAAATGATGGTGAAATTAAAGCTAAAACATATCATGATAAAATTATAGAAGTTATTGTACATGCCTATAAAACTTTACTCGATGGTTCCAAAGATATGAAGCTTTTCAGAGATCTTGGTAAATCATTAGATAATAATGTTGCTGCAAGGAAGATTGCTGCCAACTCTGGACCAGGAGACAAATTGAGGGAATTGTGTTATACTGATATCAGCGACCTTGACATTGAAACTGTGACTTTAAAATCTCATGGTGTTTATGATGATTTGTGTAATAAACTAGTGAAAAATTGCAGCTTTCccataaaagttaaaattaaagatgacttttATCTTTTACCTGCAGAATGTTCTTTCATTATGGGTGAcactgaaaatttaaaatatttttctacaaTTTTAGGCAGAAATAAATTTGACTTTATTTTACTTGATCCACCATGGGAGAATAAGTCTGTTAAAAGAAAGAAACAATATTGGACTTTGGATAACAAAGAATTGTTTAAAATCCCAGTTTCTGAGTTATCTGCCCCTGGTTGTGTTATTGGTGTGTGGGTTacaaacaaaatgaaacaaaatgattttgttatacaAGAGCTATTCCCCTTTTGGAATGTAGATTTTATAACAACATGGTATTGGATTAAAGTCACAAAGACTGGCAGTACAGTGTTAGATATAATGTCCgaacataaaaaaacatatgaaattcTTATATTAGGAAAATGTAAACACACAGAAATGAAGGACGTATCTGATGAAAAGATAGACTCTAACACAGAAGAAGAACATACGAAAAATGacatttgtaaaaatatgaaaTGCAAAGAAAACTTAAGTGAAAAGATAAATTCTAAATCTTTAGATGGCATTTGTAATGAGAGCACTATCTTACCTGCTTCGTTAAACAATGACATTTGTAATGAGAGCACTATCTTACCTGCTTCGTTAAACAATGACAATCTACCGTTAGAGATGACAATGATGAGTGTGCCTAGCAGTATTCATTCTATGAAAATTCCATTACAAGATATCATGAAACCTTATCTTCCAGAAACTCCCAATTGTTTGGAAATATTTGCCAGGAACTTGACGCCAGGTTGGTGTTGCTATGGTAATGAGGTGTTTAAACATCAGCATATGGATTATTTTGAAGTTTTTACCAAAGATACTTAG